The following proteins are co-located in the Mesorhizobium australicum WSM2073 genome:
- the ccoO gene encoding cytochrome-c oxidase, cbb3-type subunit II, translated as MSLMDKHSVIEKNATLLLVGSLLVVTIGGIVEIAPLFYLDNTIEKVEGMRPYSPLELVGRNIYVREGCYLCHSQMIRPFRDEVERYGHYSLAAESMYDHPFQWGSKRTGPDLARVGDRYSNEWHTQHLTNPQSVVPESVMPSYGFLNDTPLDLKNFSTHLVANARVGVPYTPEMIANADADLKAQADPAADTTALEKRYPKAKLGDFDGNPSQVTEMDALVAYLQMLGTLVDFKNYDESAGYR; from the coding sequence ATGAGCTTGATGGACAAACACTCGGTCATCGAGAAGAACGCGACGCTTCTTCTGGTCGGCTCGCTGCTGGTCGTCACAATAGGCGGCATCGTCGAGATCGCACCGCTTTTCTATCTCGACAACACGATAGAGAAGGTCGAAGGCATGCGGCCCTATTCGCCGCTTGAGCTCGTCGGGCGCAACATCTACGTGCGTGAAGGCTGCTACCTCTGCCACAGCCAGATGATCAGACCCTTCCGTGACGAAGTCGAGCGCTATGGCCACTACAGCCTCGCCGCGGAGTCGATGTACGATCATCCCTTTCAGTGGGGGTCCAAGCGCACAGGCCCAGATCTGGCGCGTGTTGGCGACCGCTATTCAAACGAATGGCACACCCAGCATCTGACGAACCCACAGTCGGTGGTGCCTGAATCGGTCATGCCAAGCTATGGCTTCCTGAACGACACGCCGCTCGACCTGAAGAACTTTTCGACCCATCTCGTGGCCAACGCCCGTGTCGGTGTTCCCTACACGCCCGAAATGATTGCCAATGCGGATGCCGACCTGAAGGCGCAGGCGGATCCCGCCGCCGACACGACGGCGCTTGAGAAGCGCTATCCCAAGGCCAAGCTCGGCGATTTCGACGGCAATCCGAGCCAGGTCACCGAGATGGACGCGCTGGTTGCCTACCTGCAAATGCTCGGGACTCTGGTCGACTTCAAGAACTACGACGAATCCGCTGGATACCGCTGA
- a CDS encoding FixH family protein, translating into MSTATQRPREFTGRHMLAVILAFFGVVIGVNVLMATLANTSWTGLVVENTYVASQQFNKKAEQGRAQAALGWKSLFVISDGDVRYSLADAAGKPIALHSVKVMFRHPAYEKEDKLVILTSGNAQEFAARHQPKDGVWIVEVDADAGLAEPYREVRRLIIAHGEIQ; encoded by the coding sequence ATGAGCACCGCGACACAGAGGCCCCGCGAATTCACCGGCAGGCATATGCTTGCCGTCATCCTGGCTTTCTTCGGTGTCGTCATCGGGGTCAACGTCTTGATGGCCACACTGGCAAACACAAGCTGGACAGGCCTCGTCGTCGAGAACACCTATGTCGCCAGTCAGCAATTCAACAAGAAAGCCGAGCAAGGCCGCGCCCAGGCGGCACTCGGTTGGAAAAGCCTGTTTGTCATCTCGGACGGAGACGTCCGTTACAGCTTGGCTGATGCCGCCGGCAAACCGATTGCGTTGCACAGTGTCAAGGTGATGTTTCGCCATCCTGCCTATGAGAAGGAAGACAAATTAGTCATTCTGACTTCCGGGAACGCACAGGAATTCGCGGCGCGCCATCAGCCCAAGGACGGTGTCTGGATCGTTGAAGTCGACGCCGATGCCGGCCTCGCCGAGCCGTATCGCGAGGTTCGACGGCTGATCATCGCTCACGGTGAAATCCAATGA
- a CDS encoding hemerythrin domain-containing protein produces the protein MASGKSSVVVRCDTPETCPVVSACLHGGRVPCLDVCRWHDQKLRICDELETIADGLPAKVDRLKCLLVANELLPLLRMSHAYEEEYVFPAFASDTTHVASRVASVRRLKAEHVEDECSAQDLTDTLLAIGHGGAVANPEALGFMLRGFFDNMRRHVAFEREHVLSTIPARVLD, from the coding sequence ATGGCCAGTGGTAAGTCTTCAGTGGTCGTAAGATGCGATACGCCAGAAACCTGTCCGGTTGTCTCGGCCTGTCTGCACGGCGGTCGGGTGCCGTGTCTTGACGTTTGTCGCTGGCATGACCAAAAGCTGCGGATCTGTGATGAGCTGGAGACCATCGCCGACGGGCTGCCCGCGAAGGTGGACCGTTTGAAATGCCTTCTGGTGGCCAACGAACTCCTACCGCTGCTGCGCATGAGCCACGCCTATGAAGAGGAATATGTCTTCCCCGCGTTTGCCAGCGACACCACCCACGTCGCATCGCGTGTTGCATCTGTCCGCCGTCTCAAGGCGGAGCATGTCGAGGACGAATGCTCGGCCCAGGATCTTACCGACACCTTGCTTGCCATCGGGCACGGCGGCGCCGTTGCCAATCCCGAGGCGCTGGGGTTCATGCTTCGCGGGTTCTTCGACAACATGCGCCGGCACGTGGCTTTCGAAAGAGAGCATGTGTTGTCCACAATCCCGGCGAGGGTACTTGACTAG
- the ccoN gene encoding cytochrome-c oxidase, cbb3-type subunit I, whose translation MRFGTEIFALGLFAFGALVAAGFGVDEPFRQHMWVLFLVLLGFTAILIRNTNFAPASPVDPTAYMDGPIRYGAIATMFWGVVGMLVGVIIALQLAYPHLNIQPWFNFGRLRPVHTSGVVFAFGGNALLCTSLYVVQRTCRARLFGGDLAWFVFWGYQLFIVMAATGYLLGITESREYAEPEWYVDIWLTIVWVAYLILFLGTILKRKEPHIYVANWFYLSFIVTIAMLHVVNNLSMPASFLGSKSYSAFSGVQDALTQWWYGHNAVGFFLTAGFLGMMYYFVPKQANRPVYSYRLSIIHFWALIFLYIWAGPHHLHYTALPDWAQTLGMVFSIMLWMPSWGGMINGLMTLSGAWDKIRTDPIIRMMVAAIAFYGMSTFEGPMMSIKSVNSLSHYTDWTIGHVHSGALGWVGLISFGALYYMVPKLWNRERLYSLRLVTWHFWLATLGIVVYAAVMWVSGIMQGLMWREYDEQGFLVYSFAESVAAMHPYYVMRAIGGAMYLSGALLMAWNITMTILGRQREEAAMPGSVPALQPAQ comes from the coding sequence ATGAGATTTGGGACAGAAATCTTTGCATTGGGCCTATTCGCATTCGGCGCGCTGGTGGCCGCTGGCTTCGGAGTGGACGAGCCCTTTCGGCAGCACATGTGGGTTCTGTTCCTCGTGCTGCTCGGCTTTACCGCCATTCTTATTCGCAACACGAACTTCGCGCCGGCTAGTCCGGTCGATCCCACAGCCTATATGGATGGACCTATCCGTTACGGCGCTATCGCCACCATGTTCTGGGGCGTTGTCGGCATGCTGGTTGGCGTCATCATTGCCCTGCAACTGGCTTATCCACATCTCAACATCCAGCCGTGGTTCAACTTCGGCCGGCTGCGGCCGGTGCATACGTCGGGAGTCGTGTTTGCATTTGGCGGCAACGCGCTTTTGTGCACATCGCTCTATGTCGTTCAGCGGACCTGCCGCGCACGCCTGTTCGGCGGTGATCTCGCGTGGTTCGTGTTCTGGGGCTACCAGCTGTTCATCGTGATGGCAGCTACGGGCTATCTGCTCGGAATTACCGAGTCTCGCGAATACGCCGAACCCGAATGGTACGTGGACATCTGGCTGACCATCGTTTGGGTCGCCTACCTCATCCTTTTCCTTGGCACGATCCTCAAGCGCAAGGAACCACACATCTACGTCGCCAACTGGTTCTACCTCTCCTTCATCGTGACGATCGCGATGCTGCATGTGGTCAACAACCTGTCGATGCCCGCCTCGTTCCTGGGTTCGAAAAGCTACTCGGCGTTCTCAGGCGTCCAGGATGCCCTGACGCAATGGTGGTACGGCCACAACGCGGTCGGTTTCTTCCTGACGGCCGGCTTTCTGGGCATGATGTATTACTTCGTCCCCAAGCAGGCTAACAGGCCGGTCTACTCCTACCGGCTGTCGATCATCCACTTTTGGGCGCTGATCTTCCTCTACATCTGGGCTGGTCCGCATCACCTGCACTACACTGCCCTGCCCGACTGGGCGCAGACCCTCGGCATGGTGTTCTCGATCATGCTCTGGATGCCGTCCTGGGGAGGCATGATCAACGGCCTGATGACGCTGTCGGGCGCCTGGGACAAGATCCGCACGGATCCCATCATCCGCATGATGGTCGCGGCGATCGCCTTCTACGGCATGTCGACCTTCGAAGGCCCGATGATGTCCATCAAGTCGGTGAATTCACTGTCCCACTACACCGACTGGACAATCGGCCACGTTCACTCAGGCGCGCTCGGCTGGGTCGGCCTGATCTCGTTTGGCGCGCTCTACTACATGGTTCCGAAGCTGTGGAATCGCGAGCGTCTCTATTCGCTGCGCCTTGTCACCTGGCACTTCTGGCTGGCGACACTGGGGATCGTGGTCTACGCGGCCGTGATGTGGGTCTCCGGCATCATGCAGGGCCTGATGTGGCGCGAATACGACGAACAGGGCTTCCTGGTCTATTCCTTCGCCGAGTCCGTGGCCGCTATGCACCCCTACTACGTGATGCGTGCCATCGGCGGGGCGATGTACCTCTCTGGCGCCCTCCTCATGGCCTGGAACATCACCATGACCATCCTCGGGCGCCAACGCGAAGAGGCGGCCATGCCGGGCTCGGTCCCCGCCCTTCAGCCCGCGCAGTAA
- a CDS encoding heavy metal translocating P-type ATPase, producing the protein MSCCAPGAESVLDLSGPTANLPSSQEIRLASRALGDGINQTDLSVPTVHCGACIQTIESALGKLDRVESARVNLSTKRVSVRWRDGAVPPLASVLADLGYQAHLFDPQAEARDETLSELIRAVAVAGFAAGNIMLLSVSVWSGAQGATRDLFHWVSALIAIPALAFAGGIFFRSAWNALRHGRMNMDVPIAVGVSLAYAMSLYETINHGDHAYFDASVSLLFFLLIGRTLDHVMRERARTAVKGLSRLTARGAMVIRADASRDYLAVEEIVPRMHLLVAAGERIPVDGLIRQGTSDLDCSLVSGESTPRNASPGQIVQAGILNLTGPLTIECTAVAKDSFLAEMVRLMEAAEGGRAKYRRIADRVSALYAPVVHLTAFATFLGWVAATGDWHRSITIAIAVLVITCPCALGLAVPIVQVVAARRLFESGIMVKDGSAMERLATIDVAAFDKTGTLTLGQPRLVNGSSIDPAMLAMAADMASNSRHPFSKAIAGFAGRDGQQRFDYITEHPGFGIEAKSAGSTWRLGRRGWAGWRARTGGEGKHGFGGTVLSKDGMIVATFEFEDALRPDARSALIQLEDAGVSVEMLSGDTAHACSKVAQTLAIGKFVPCLLPSGKVERVEDLARAGHRVLMVGDGLNDTPALSAAHVSIAPATAADIGRSAADFVFLRESLLAIPLALDVSRKAGRLIRQNLALAIVYNAVAVPIAILGHVTPLIAAAAMSVSSLLVIANALRLNGSVPHRPARPSVDVPSSKAQPSAALS; encoded by the coding sequence ATGAGCTGCTGCGCACCCGGAGCTGAATCCGTACTGGATCTCAGTGGTCCGACGGCGAATTTGCCGTCAAGCCAGGAGATCCGCCTGGCAAGCCGGGCGCTTGGCGACGGAATCAATCAAACCGATTTGTCGGTGCCAACGGTCCACTGCGGTGCCTGCATCCAAACCATCGAGTCTGCGCTCGGCAAACTCGATCGGGTCGAGAGCGCGCGCGTGAACCTTTCCACAAAAAGGGTCTCCGTCCGCTGGCGTGACGGTGCGGTGCCACCGCTGGCAAGCGTCCTCGCCGACCTGGGTTATCAGGCCCACCTCTTTGATCCTCAGGCCGAAGCACGAGATGAAACGCTGTCGGAGTTGATTCGCGCAGTGGCGGTTGCAGGCTTTGCAGCCGGCAACATCATGCTTCTCTCGGTCTCGGTCTGGTCCGGTGCGCAAGGCGCAACGCGCGATCTCTTCCATTGGGTATCGGCACTTATTGCCATACCCGCGCTGGCGTTCGCCGGCGGCATCTTCTTTCGCTCGGCCTGGAATGCCCTGCGCCATGGTCGCATGAACATGGACGTCCCGATCGCTGTGGGCGTCTCTCTGGCCTATGCCATGAGCCTTTACGAGACGATCAACCATGGCGATCATGCCTATTTCGACGCCTCGGTGTCGCTTCTGTTTTTTCTTCTGATCGGCAGAACGCTCGACCACGTCATGCGCGAAAGGGCGCGGACCGCGGTGAAAGGCTTGTCACGGCTTACAGCGCGCGGTGCGATGGTCATACGCGCCGACGCCTCGCGCGACTATCTGGCGGTGGAGGAAATTGTACCAAGAATGCACCTGCTTGTAGCCGCAGGCGAGAGAATCCCGGTCGACGGCCTGATCCGCCAGGGAACGTCGGATCTCGATTGTTCCCTGGTTTCCGGCGAGAGCACGCCGAGAAATGCCTCCCCCGGCCAGATCGTTCAAGCCGGCATACTCAACCTCACCGGGCCTCTGACCATCGAATGTACGGCTGTTGCGAAGGATTCGTTCCTGGCGGAGATGGTTCGGCTGATGGAGGCCGCCGAAGGTGGGCGCGCGAAGTATCGCCGCATCGCCGATCGTGTGTCGGCGCTTTATGCCCCTGTGGTCCACCTCACCGCCTTCGCGACATTCCTCGGATGGGTGGCCGCCACCGGCGACTGGCACCGGTCGATTACGATCGCCATCGCCGTTCTGGTCATCACGTGTCCCTGCGCTCTTGGTCTTGCGGTCCCCATCGTTCAGGTAGTCGCGGCGCGGCGCCTTTTCGAAAGCGGCATCATGGTCAAGGATGGCTCGGCTATGGAGCGTCTCGCAACGATCGACGTCGCAGCCTTCGACAAGACAGGCACACTCACGCTCGGACAGCCACGCCTCGTCAATGGGTCTTCGATCGACCCCGCCATGCTGGCAATGGCGGCAGACATGGCCTCGAACTCACGCCATCCCTTCTCGAAGGCGATCGCCGGCTTTGCCGGTCGCGACGGGCAACAGAGATTTGACTACATCACCGAACACCCGGGTTTTGGCATAGAGGCCAAGTCGGCGGGGAGCACCTGGAGATTGGGCCGGCGCGGATGGGCAGGATGGAGGGCCCGAACCGGTGGCGAAGGCAAGCACGGCTTCGGCGGAACAGTCTTGTCGAAGGACGGCATGATCGTTGCGACCTTCGAATTCGAGGATGCGTTGCGCCCCGACGCCCGGAGCGCTTTGATCCAGCTGGAAGACGCCGGAGTGTCAGTCGAGATGCTGTCAGGCGACACGGCGCACGCCTGCAGCAAAGTCGCGCAAACGCTGGCCATCGGCAAGTTCGTTCCGTGCCTGTTGCCGTCCGGAAAGGTCGAACGCGTGGAAGACCTCGCCCGGGCCGGGCACAGGGTCCTGATGGTTGGCGACGGCCTGAACGACACGCCGGCGCTCAGCGCGGCACATGTGTCCATCGCTCCGGCTACTGCCGCCGATATTGGCCGCAGCGCCGCCGATTTCGTATTCCTTCGCGAAAGCCTGCTGGCCATACCTCTCGCGCTGGACGTTTCACGAAAAGCGGGACGGCTCATTCGCCAGAATCTCGCTTTGGCGATCGTCTACAATGCGGTGGCGGTGCCGATCGCGATCCTCGGTCACGTCACGCCGCTGATCGCTGCGGCCGCGATGTCGGTTTCCTCGCTGTTGGTCATCGCAAACGCGTTGCGCCTGAATGGATCCGTCCCTCACAGGCCGGCGCGCCCTTCTGTCGACGTGCCGAGTTCCAAGGCTCAACCGTCGGCAGCCCTGTCATGA
- the ccoP gene encoding cytochrome-c oxidase, cbb3-type subunit III produces the protein MSDEHIDEVSGISTTGHEWDGIRELNNPLPRWWVICFYITIVWALGYTIFYPAWPMLTSATKGVLGYSSRNEVKNELAAADAAKDKYVAAVQSKSVSEILADDTLREFAVAAGGAAFKVNCTQCHGSGAAGSKGFPNLNDDDWLWGGKPDQIQQTITHGIRFVLDSDTRVSEMPAFAEVLTAEQIAQVSTFVASLSGGVENSALIAPGAKVFAESCAACHGDTAKGNREVGAPDLTDAIWLYGSGESAIAAQVRAPRQGVMPAWGARLGETKVKELAVYVHSLGGGE, from the coding sequence ATGAGCGACGAGCATATCGACGAGGTGTCGGGCATCTCCACGACCGGCCATGAATGGGATGGCATCAGGGAGCTCAACAACCCCCTCCCGCGGTGGTGGGTGATCTGCTTCTACATCACCATCGTCTGGGCGCTCGGGTACACCATCTTCTATCCGGCGTGGCCGATGCTGACGTCCGCCACGAAGGGCGTGCTTGGCTATTCCAGCCGAAATGAAGTCAAGAACGAGCTTGCCGCCGCCGACGCTGCCAAAGACAAATATGTGGCGGCAGTGCAATCGAAATCCGTGTCTGAAATTCTGGCGGATGACACTTTGCGCGAGTTTGCTGTCGCCGCCGGTGGAGCCGCATTCAAGGTCAATTGCACCCAATGCCACGGGTCCGGCGCCGCGGGATCGAAGGGCTTTCCCAACCTCAATGACGACGATTGGCTTTGGGGCGGCAAACCGGACCAGATCCAGCAGACCATCACACACGGCATCCGCTTTGTGCTGGACTCCGACACGAGGGTTTCGGAAATGCCGGCCTTCGCCGAAGTCCTTACAGCGGAACAGATCGCGCAGGTCAGCACTTTCGTCGCCAGCCTGTCCGGCGGCGTCGAAAACTCCGCCTTGATCGCTCCGGGCGCTAAGGTGTTCGCGGAGAGCTGTGCCGCATGCCACGGTGACACCGCCAAGGGAAACCGCGAGGTCGGTGCGCCTGACCTGACAGATGCGATCTGGCTCTATGGCTCGGGCGAGAGCGCGATCGCGGCACAGGTCCGCGCGCCCAGGCAGGGGGTGATGCCTGCCTGGGGAGCGCGCCTGGGTGAAACCAAGGTCAAGGAACTCGCCGTTTACGTCCATTCGCTTGGCGGTGGGGAATAG
- a CDS encoding Crp/Fnr family transcriptional regulator, producing MAERQDVHNFDIPVLCQSCEARHHGVCGALDHDQLAGLAKTSVKHSVEAGEELIGDAEAIESFSNVLAGVVKLTKSLSDGRQQIVGLQFAPDFLGRPFKHESAINAEAATSVSLCSFPKTAIERMIKASPALEHRLLQQALKELDQARDWMVTLGRKTAAEKVASFLLMIATGIDPANDQDAVSAVFDLPLTRADIADFLGLTIETVSRQLTKLRADGVIRIENNRHVVVDNMVRLKRRSGA from the coding sequence ATGGCCGAGCGACAGGACGTTCACAACTTCGACATTCCGGTCTTGTGCCAATCCTGCGAGGCGCGCCATCACGGCGTCTGCGGCGCACTTGACCACGATCAGCTGGCCGGGCTGGCGAAAACCTCCGTCAAGCATAGCGTCGAGGCAGGTGAGGAACTGATCGGCGACGCCGAAGCGATAGAAAGCTTCTCGAACGTTCTCGCGGGCGTGGTCAAACTCACCAAGAGCCTCTCTGACGGGCGTCAACAGATAGTCGGCCTCCAATTCGCCCCGGACTTTCTGGGACGACCCTTCAAGCACGAAAGCGCTATCAATGCTGAGGCGGCGACGAGCGTTTCGCTTTGCTCATTTCCGAAGACCGCCATCGAGCGAATGATCAAGGCCTCGCCCGCGCTTGAGCACCGCCTCCTGCAGCAGGCCTTGAAGGAACTTGACCAGGCTCGGGATTGGATGGTGACACTCGGGCGCAAAACCGCCGCCGAGAAAGTTGCGAGCTTCTTGCTGATGATTGCAACAGGTATCGATCCGGCAAACGACCAGGACGCCGTATCGGCAGTCTTCGACCTGCCGCTGACCCGAGCCGATATTGCCGACTTTCTCGGCCTGACGATCGAGACAGTCAGCCGTCAATTGACCAAATTGCGCGCCGACGGGGTGATCAGAATCGAAAACAACAGACACGTCGTGGTCGACAACATGGTCCGGCTGAAACGGCGCTCAGGCGCCTAG
- the hemN gene encoding oxygen-independent coproporphyrinogen III oxidase, protein MPPDLAAKLGENVPRYTSYPTAPHFHSGVDAQTVHGWLESVETGSEISLYLHVPYCDKLCWFCACHTKQTRHYAPVAMFLRSLHAEIEAVARIVRGKGRVRAVHFGGGSPTMLRPGDIVALAKRLRVEFELLDEASVSVEIEPNDMDEARLDALAEIGMTRASLGVQDFDLKVQKAINREQSFELTKQVVDRVRARGVKSVNLDLLYGLPYQTLDSIGMTVEQALTLTPERVALFGYAHVPWFKKHQTMIDETWLPNSAQRLAQSRLAAQMMEAAGYVPIGLDHFAKRDDSLTMAAKTGQLRRNFQGYTEDQCETLIGFGPSSVSRYRQGYAQNIVATGEYEKVVSAGQLAAARGIEFSRDDRARGWVIERLMCDFSFSAIELVERFGDCGEKLLLQASRLATAASGELLQLQGDHFVVPIETRPVVRTVAAKFDKFLQGGTARHSLAV, encoded by the coding sequence ATCCCACCGGATTTAGCCGCCAAGCTGGGCGAGAACGTCCCACGCTACACCAGCTATCCGACCGCACCGCATTTCCATTCGGGTGTCGATGCGCAAACCGTCCACGGCTGGCTGGAATCAGTTGAAACCGGCAGCGAGATCTCGCTCTATCTGCATGTGCCTTATTGCGACAAGCTGTGCTGGTTCTGTGCCTGTCACACCAAGCAGACCCGCCACTATGCACCCGTGGCGATGTTTCTGCGCTCCCTGCATGCGGAAATCGAGGCTGTGGCCCGCATTGTCCGCGGCAAGGGGCGGGTGCGTGCCGTCCATTTCGGGGGCGGTTCACCAACGATGTTGAGACCAGGTGACATCGTGGCGCTCGCAAAGCGTTTGCGGGTGGAGTTCGAACTCCTTGACGAGGCCAGTGTCAGTGTCGAGATCGAACCCAATGACATGGACGAGGCGCGCCTCGATGCCCTCGCCGAGATCGGCATGACAAGGGCGAGCCTCGGTGTTCAGGATTTCGACCTCAAGGTCCAGAAGGCGATCAATCGCGAGCAGAGTTTCGAACTGACGAAGCAGGTGGTGGACAGGGTCCGTGCGCGCGGCGTGAAATCGGTCAATCTCGATCTGCTCTATGGCTTGCCGTACCAGACGCTGGACAGCATTGGCATGACAGTCGAACAGGCGCTGACGCTGACGCCGGAGAGGGTGGCGCTGTTCGGATACGCCCATGTACCATGGTTCAAGAAACACCAAACGATGATCGACGAGACGTGGTTGCCGAACTCGGCGCAACGTCTCGCGCAGTCGAGACTTGCCGCACAAATGATGGAGGCAGCCGGGTACGTGCCCATTGGACTCGACCATTTCGCCAAACGTGACGATTCGCTGACAATGGCAGCGAAGACCGGCCAACTGCGTCGTAATTTCCAAGGCTATACCGAGGATCAATGTGAAACCCTGATCGGGTTCGGGCCGTCCTCAGTCAGCCGGTACAGGCAAGGTTACGCACAGAACATCGTCGCCACCGGTGAATATGAGAAAGTGGTGAGCGCAGGCCAATTGGCGGCTGCCCGAGGCATCGAATTCAGCCGAGATGACCGGGCGAGGGGTTGGGTCATCGAGCGTCTAATGTGCGACTTCTCCTTCTCGGCGATCGAACTCGTGGAGCGGTTCGGCGACTGTGGCGAGAAACTGCTTCTTCAGGCCAGTCGTCTCGCCACGGCTGCTTCAGGCGAACTGCTGCAACTGCAGGGCGACCATTTCGTCGTCCCAATCGAGACCCGACCGGTTGTCAGGACAGTCGCGGCCAAATTCGACAAATTTCTCCAAGGCGGTACGGCGAGGCATTCCCTTGCGGTTTGA
- a CDS encoding cbb3-type cytochrome c oxidase subunit 3: MDYNAMRQFADSWVLLFMALFFVGAIVFALRPGGKSQADEAARIPLKDD, from the coding sequence ATGGACTACAATGCGATGCGGCAATTCGCCGACAGTTGGGTTCTCCTTTTCATGGCCCTGTTCTTTGTCGGGGCGATCGTCTTCGCACTCCGACCAGGCGGTAAGAGCCAGGCTGACGAAGCAGCCAGAATCCCTCTGAAGGACGACTGA
- the ccoG gene encoding cytochrome c oxidase accessory protein CcoG has translation MPVLDQTQIERLEAEPVNSAKTRQPLYAARKKIFPKRASGRFRQFKWLVMAITLGIYYLTPWLRWDRGAYAPDQAVLVDLASRRFYFFFIEIWPQEFYYVAGLLVMAGVGLFLLTSTVGRAWCGYACPQTVWVDLFLVVERAIEGDRNARMKLDAGSWTARKLALRTAKHLIWLVIAVATGGAWIFYFADAPTLLREVFTGTAAAVAYGTIGILTATTYTFGGLMREQVCTYMCPWPRIQAAMLDESSLTVTYNDWRGEPRSRHAKKVQAAGFSTGDCVDCNACVAVCPMGIDIRDGQQLECITCALCIDACDGVMDKLGRERGLISYATLTDYNANMALATAQRTSPITPSLIRAGDGRFSEKVAHFHLGKIFRPRTFVYMGLWSMLGVGLGYSLLTRDRLEVNVLHDRNPQFVTLSDGAIRNGYTVKLLNMIPKPRTIVVTLQGLEGAEMSLVGSDLPPGRSFAIPVEPDRLKMLKIFVRMPVARIHGETQSFKFVAEDKASFEANQYVATFNAPEIRK, from the coding sequence ATGCCGGTGCTGGACCAAACACAGATCGAACGGCTTGAGGCAGAGCCGGTCAATTCCGCCAAGACACGGCAGCCGCTTTACGCCGCACGCAAGAAGATCTTTCCCAAGCGCGCTTCTGGTCGCTTTCGCCAGTTCAAATGGCTGGTGATGGCCATTACCCTCGGCATCTATTACCTGACACCATGGCTGCGGTGGGATCGCGGCGCTTACGCGCCAGACCAGGCGGTTCTGGTGGACCTCGCGAGCCGCCGCTTCTACTTCTTCTTCATCGAGATCTGGCCGCAGGAATTCTACTACGTCGCCGGGCTGCTCGTGATGGCCGGGGTCGGCCTCTTCCTGCTCACGTCCACCGTCGGCCGCGCCTGGTGCGGCTACGCTTGCCCGCAGACGGTATGGGTCGATCTGTTTCTTGTCGTAGAACGCGCGATCGAGGGAGATCGCAATGCGCGCATGAAACTTGACGCTGGCTCGTGGACAGCTCGCAAGCTCGCACTTCGTACGGCCAAACACCTGATCTGGCTGGTCATAGCGGTGGCGACAGGTGGAGCATGGATATTCTACTTCGCCGATGCCCCAACACTCCTGCGGGAGGTGTTCACCGGGACCGCGGCAGCCGTCGCCTATGGGACGATCGGCATCCTGACAGCGACTACCTACACTTTCGGCGGGTTGATGCGCGAACAGGTGTGCACGTACATGTGCCCATGGCCGCGGATCCAGGCAGCCATGCTCGACGAGAGTTCGCTGACGGTCACCTACAATGACTGGCGTGGCGAGCCGCGTTCGCGGCATGCCAAGAAGGTCCAGGCAGCCGGCTTTTCAACCGGGGACTGTGTCGATTGCAACGCCTGCGTCGCCGTCTGCCCGATGGGCATCGACATCCGCGACGGTCAGCAACTCGAATGCATCACCTGCGCGCTGTGCATCGACGCGTGCGATGGCGTCATGGACAAGCTCGGCAGGGAGCGCGGGCTGATTTCCTACGCCACTCTAACCGACTACAACGCCAACATGGCCCTGGCTACGGCTCAGAGAACGTCGCCCATCACACCTTCGCTGATCAGGGCCGGTGACGGGCGGTTCTCCGAAAAGGTTGCGCATTTCCATCTGGGGAAAATCTTTCGGCCACGCACCTTCGTCTACATGGGCCTGTGGTCGATGCTTGGAGTTGGATTGGGCTACTCGCTGCTGACGCGCGACCGGCTCGAAGTGAATGTCCTTCATGACCGCAATCCGCAGTTCGTCACGTTGTCCGATGGCGCCATCCGCAATGGCTACACAGTCAAACTGCTCAACATGATTCCGAAGCCGCGGACGATTGTCGTCACGCTGCAGGGGCTCGAAGGCGCCGAGATGAGCCTGGTCGGCAGCGACCTCCCGCCGGGGCGCTCATTTGCGATCCCTGTCGAACCCGACCGACTGAAAATGCTGAAGATTTTTGTGCGCATGCCAGTTGCTCGGATCCACGGTGAAACGCAGAGCTTCAAGTTCGTCGCCGAGGACAAAGCGTCATTTGAGGCTAACCAGTACGTCGCCACCTTCAACGCGCCGGAGATCAGGAAATGA